The following proteins are encoded in a genomic region of Glycine soja cultivar W05 chromosome 17, ASM419377v2, whole genome shotgun sequence:
- the LOC114393320 gene encoding metal transporter Nramp3-like, which translates to MSGSHQEQPLLENSFIEEDEPQETAYDSSEKIVVVGVDESDDEENWGRVPRFSWKKLWLFTGPGFLMSIAFLDPGNLEGDLQAGAIAGYSLLWLLMWATAMGLLIQLLSARLGVATGKHLAELCREEYPPWARIVLWIMAELALIGSDIQEVIGSAIAIRILSHGVVPLWAGVVITALDCFIFLFLENYGVRTLEAFFAILIGVMAISFAWMFGEAKPSGKELLLGVLIPKLSSKTIQQAVGVVGCLIMPHNVFLHSALVQSRQVDRSKKGRVQEALNYYSIESTLALVVSFIINIFVTTVFAKGFYGSELANSIGLVNAGQYLEETYGGGLFPILYIWGIGLLAAGQSSTITGTYAGQFIMGGFLNLRLKKWMRALITRSCAIIPTMIVALLFDTSEESLDVLNEWLNVLQSVQIPFALIPLLCLVSKEQIMGTFRIGAVLKTTSWLVAALVIVINGYLLTEFFSSEVNGPMIGTVVGVITAAYVAFVVYLIWQAITYLPWQSVTQPKTIAHSEG; encoded by the exons ATGTCTGGGAGCCACCAAGAGCAGCCACTGTTAGAGAACTCGTTCATAGAAGAAGACGAGCCGCAAGAAACAGCTTATGATTCGTCGGAGAAGATAGTGGTGGTCGGAGTCGACGAGTCCGATGACGAGGAGAATTGGGGGAGAGTGCCCCGATTCTCGTGGAAGAAGCTATGGCTGTTCACCGGGCCGGGCTTTCTGATGAGCATAGCGTTTCTGGACCCTGGAAACTTAGAGGGGGACCTTCAGGCGGGTGCCATTGCAGGGTACTCATTGTTGTGGCTTCTGATGTGGGCCACAGCAATGGGCCTCCTGATCCAGCTCCTCTCGGCACGGCTCGGCGTGGCCACAGGGAAGCACCTCGCCGAGCTCTGCCGAGAGGAGTATCCTCCGTGGGCCCGGATAGTGCTCTGGATCATGGCGGAACTCGCTCTCATTGGCTCCGATATTCAGGAGGTTATTGGGAGCGCTATTGCAATCAGGATTCTTAGTCATGGGGTTGTGCCCCTTTGGGCTGGGGTTGTCATTACTGCTCTTGATTG ttttatttttctctttcttgagAACTATGGTGTGAGGACTTTGGAAGCTTTTTTTGCTATTCTCATTGGTGTGATGGCAATCTCGTTCGCATGGATGTTTGGTGAAGCCAAGCCCAGTGGCAAGGAACTTCTTCTTG GAGTTTTGATTCCAAAACTCAGCTCCAAAACTATACAGCAGGCTGTTGGAGTTGTGGGGTGCCTTATTATGCCTCACAATGTGTTCTTGCACTCTGCTCTTGTTCAGTCAAGGCAGGTTGACCGCAGCAAGAAAGGCCGAGTTCAAGAAGCTCTTAATTATTACTCGATAGAGTCCACCCTTGCCCTTGTAGTTtcctttattataaatatttttgtaacaaCAGTGTTTGCTAAGGGATTTTATGGCTCTGAACTTGCAAACAGCATAGGTCTTGTAAATGCAGGACAGTATCTAGAGGAGACATATGGGGGTGGACTATTTCCAATTTTATACATATGGGGTATTGGATTATTAGCAGCAGGCCAAAGTAGCACTATTACTGGGACTTATGCAGGACAATTCATCATGGGAGGTTTTCTAAATTTAAGGTTAAAGAAGTGGATGAGGGCGTTGATTACCCGAAGTTGTGCAATAATTCCAACTATGATAGTTGCTCTTTTATTCGATACCTCGGAGGAATCGTTAGATGTTTTGAATGAGTGGCTTAATGTTCTTCAGTCAGTCCAGATCCCCTTTGCACTTATTCCCTTGCTTTGTCTGGTGTCAAAGGAGCAGATAATGGGCACTTTCAGAATTGGTGCTGTCCTCAAG ACTACTTCATGGCTCGTGGCTGCTCTGGTGATAGTGATTAATGGCTATCTTTTGACGGAATTCTTTTCCTCTGAAGTGAATGGACCAATGATTGGCACTGTAGTGGGTGTAATAACTGCTGCATATGTTGCCTTCGTAGTATACCTTATTTGGCAAGCCATCACCTATTTACCTTGGCAAAGTGTAACACAACCAAAGACAATTGCTCATTCAGAGGGTTGA